In Hyphomicrobiaceae bacterium, the following are encoded in one genomic region:
- the holA gene encoding DNA polymerase III subunit delta: MVAVKAAQAAAFLKSPPQSLSAVLFYGSDPGLVSERSDRLAKLMAAREDPAGEILRLDDTDLDSDPDRLGVELDTRPMFSGRKIIRATAGRRIAAASLKPILEVPAHEGFLIVEAGNLKPTDALRSLFEGKAHAAAVACYADDTAAIDGLITEVLSQFRVKITLEAREELNGRLGADRALSRAEIEKLALYAMGQSEITLNDVEAVVGDASDLALERIPEAAASGDVARAVGDLSRAVASGESPQAIILITQRYFLKLHRIRGDIETGRGLEDALRALRPPLHFKQRDIFASQLRRWNRAGLDQALRRIAEAAKAARLSSQLEETLAERLILALSAMAGGTLGSSPSRTAQSGAARRRS, translated from the coding sequence ATGGTTGCTGTCAAAGCCGCCCAAGCCGCTGCGTTCTTAAAAAGCCCGCCGCAATCGCTGTCGGCTGTGCTGTTTTACGGCTCGGATCCCGGCTTGGTCAGCGAACGTTCCGATCGCCTCGCCAAGCTCATGGCGGCGCGCGAAGATCCTGCCGGCGAAATCTTGCGGCTCGACGATACCGACCTCGATAGCGATCCCGACCGCCTCGGCGTTGAACTCGACACTCGGCCGATGTTCTCAGGCCGAAAGATTATCCGGGCCACGGCAGGGCGCAGGATCGCCGCCGCATCGCTCAAGCCAATCCTTGAAGTGCCCGCTCACGAAGGGTTCCTCATCGTGGAAGCGGGAAACCTCAAGCCAACCGATGCTCTGCGTTCGCTTTTCGAAGGCAAAGCCCATGCCGCTGCCGTCGCCTGTTATGCAGACGATACCGCAGCAATCGACGGACTGATCACGGAAGTGCTGAGCCAATTCCGCGTGAAAATCACCCTTGAGGCGCGCGAGGAGCTGAACGGACGGCTCGGCGCTGACCGGGCCTTGTCACGAGCGGAGATCGAGAAGCTCGCGCTTTACGCCATGGGGCAGAGCGAAATCACGCTCAACGACGTGGAAGCGGTTGTGGGCGATGCATCCGATCTTGCCCTTGAACGCATTCCAGAAGCGGCCGCCAGTGGCGATGTCGCACGCGCCGTTGGCGACTTGAGCCGCGCCGTGGCATCCGGCGAGAGCCCGCAAGCCATAATTCTCATCACACAACGCTACTTTCTCAAACTGCACCGAATCCGCGGCGATATAGAAACCGGGCGCGGGTTGGAGGATGCTTTACGCGCCTTGCGCCCGCCCCTTCATTTCAAACAGCGCGATATCTTTGCCAGTCAGCTTCGCCGCTGGAACCGTGCCGGTCTCGATCAGGCCTTGCGGCGCATCGCAGAGGCCGCCAAAGCGGCACGACTGTCGTCACAACTGGAAGAGACATTAGCCGAACGGCTAATTCTGGCGCTCTCAGCGATGGCTGGCGGGACTTTGGGCTCATCCCCATCGAGGACCGCCCAAAGCGGCGCGGCACGCCGCCGCTCATAG
- a CDS encoding adenosine kinase, protein MAKARFDVTGIGNAIVDIIGRCDDDYLAKIGADKGSMRLVDADAIAQIYSGMGPATEMSGGSAANTIAGVASFGGKAGFIGKVADDEFGRIFSHDIKSIGVSFKSAAVAGSQPTSRSLILVTPDGERTMNTYLGISTNLDHGQIDEELIADSAILYLEGYLFDRDDAKAAFRAALAQAKRANRKVALTLSDGFCVDRHRAEFLDLIRSGVDILFANEKEITSLYETDKFEDAADRVSKDTKLAVLTRSAQGSLILNSGKAIQIAAVHIDDVVDTTGAGDLYAAGFLYGYANEHSLETCGKLASLAAAEVISHLGARPQTELVNLARSNGII, encoded by the coding sequence ATGGCAAAAGCACGTTTTGACGTCACCGGCATCGGCAATGCAATTGTCGACATCATCGGCCGCTGCGACGACGACTATCTCGCTAAGATCGGCGCCGACAAAGGATCTATGCGCCTTGTCGATGCCGACGCCATTGCGCAGATCTATTCAGGCATGGGACCGGCGACGGAAATGTCGGGAGGCTCAGCCGCCAACACCATCGCCGGTGTCGCCTCTTTCGGCGGCAAGGCAGGCTTTATCGGAAAAGTCGCAGACGACGAGTTCGGACGCATCTTTTCACATGACATCAAATCGATTGGCGTCAGCTTCAAAAGTGCAGCCGTAGCTGGATCGCAACCGACGTCGCGATCGCTCATCCTCGTCACGCCTGACGGTGAGCGCACGATGAATACCTATCTTGGTATCTCAACCAACCTCGATCATGGACAGATCGACGAAGAGCTCATCGCAGATAGCGCCATTCTTTATTTGGAAGGTTATCTGTTCGATCGCGACGACGCGAAGGCCGCATTTCGTGCAGCACTCGCACAAGCCAAGCGCGCCAATCGCAAAGTAGCGTTGACGTTGTCTGATGGCTTTTGCGTCGATCGTCATCGCGCGGAATTTCTCGATCTTATTCGCTCCGGTGTCGATATTCTTTTCGCCAATGAGAAAGAAATCACCTCGCTATACGAAACGGACAAATTCGAAGATGCAGCAGATCGCGTGAGCAAAGATACAAAGCTCGCCGTGTTGACGCGCAGTGCGCAGGGCTCGCTCATTCTCAATTCAGGAAAAGCAATTCAAATTGCTGCAGTTCATATCGACGACGTCGTCGATACGACAGGAGCCGGTGATCTTTACGCAGCCGGGTTTCTTTATGGATATGCGAACGAGCATTCGCTTGAAACGTGCGGAAAACTCGCAAGCCTGGCGGCCGCGGAAGTGATCAGCCACCTTGGTGCACGTCCGCAAACAGAGCTTGTAAATCTCGCCCGCAGCAACGGCATCATCTAA
- the lptE gene encoding LPS assembly lipoprotein LptE, giving the protein MSLGKTKRAFALRARSVRSAAIAIGVLPAVIASSAFIGGCADGTGFRPLYATSSVGGANVSEKMKSVDVAPIPGRVGQRLRNEFIFETTGGGLPLPPEYRLEVAIRESVSSSLVQIDGNAQTQTYKLDASFKLIRLTDKAVVAEGKSYGRAGFERTDSTFANVRAREDAENRAARTVGEELRTRVLAYLAQPV; this is encoded by the coding sequence ATGTCGTTGGGTAAGACCAAACGCGCCTTTGCATTGCGTGCACGTTCCGTGCGCTCTGCGGCTATTGCCATCGGGGTTCTGCCTGCCGTCATCGCGAGCAGCGCGTTTATCGGCGGCTGCGCCGACGGCACCGGCTTTCGACCGCTCTATGCCACCTCATCGGTCGGAGGCGCTAACGTTTCCGAAAAGATGAAATCCGTCGATGTGGCCCCGATTCCGGGTCGCGTGGGCCAGCGTCTCCGCAACGAATTCATTTTCGAGACGACCGGGGGTGGTCTGCCGCTCCCGCCTGAGTACCGTCTGGAAGTTGCTATTCGCGAAAGCGTCTCCTCGTCACTGGTCCAGATCGACGGCAACGCGCAAACTCAGACTTACAAGCTCGACGCTTCTTTCAAGCTCATCCGTTTGACCGACAAGGCTGTCGTGGCAGAGGGAAAGAGCTATGGCCGGGCCGGATTTGAGCGGACCGACAGCACGTTTGCCAATGTTCGCGCTCGTGAAGACGCCGAAAACCGTGCAGCGAGAACGGTGGGTGAAGAGCTGCGCACGCGCGTACTCGCCTACTTGGCTCAGCCTGTCTGA